CACGGCGTTTTCGCGTGGGGCAAGTCGCCGGCTGAGGCCCTCAAGGCCGCGGTGATGGTCGAGGACGTGGCCCGTACCGTTTTCCTCGCCCTGCAATTGGGCCCGATCTCGCCGCTGCCGCTGGAAGAGATCGAGAAGTGGCACGACCGCTATCAGAACCGCTACGGCCAGTCTCGGCTGTAGAACAGGTGTGAGACGCAGCGGCAGTCCGACGCGCCGAAACGCGGCACGGCAACCGCCAGCCGCTTGGTCAACTCGGCGGCCAGCCGGCACTCGGCCTCCTTCGGCTCTTCCATGACGATGGCTCCGAGCATCCGCGCCTGGGTTGAGAGGTAGTCGATGTGCCACCGCAGAGGCTTGTCCCGCCGCCCGTGCCGCTCCAGGCGTGAATCGAGGTTCCGCTGGGCGCTGCCGACGTAGTAGTAGAATCCCTCACCGAACGGAAACGTCCCCAGCCGGCCGATCTGGATCTCGCGTCTCTCACCCAGATAAAACACGGCGATGTACACGCCGTTTTCCATGGTTCCCCGTCTTCCGGTCAGCGTCTTCGGCGCAGTAGGCCGAACGTCCCGAGCACCAGCAACACCAGGCTGGCCGGCTCCGGTGTTACCTGCCACGCCAGTGCGTAGTCCCACTCGAATGTCCCTTGGTCTATACCGGGCGCCACCTGCATCGAGTACCGATGGCCTGTCGTCAGTTCGAAGAACAGGTTCTCGGTGTTGTCGATCAGGCTGCTGGACGCGACGATCGGTTCGGTCCCGCTGGCGTCCAGATCGTAGAGCAGCAGGTCCAGGTTGTACAGCGTGGCGTTCGTGCTGAAGCCGGTATCCCCGCCGACCACGTCGAGGTTCCAGACCAACGATGCGATGAGGGTGTGGTGCCCCGCGCCGGCGGTGAACTCGTACGAGGCGGTCGCGTTGCTGGCGTTGGCCCCGCCGAAGGCCGGATCGTAGTCGAAGCCGAACCGCCCGATATCGGCTGGGTTGCCGTCCTCGGCGCTGTCCTGCTCGCCGGCGGCGATGATGCGGTAGCTGTTGTAGACGTTGAGCTGCCCGGCCCCGTAGGCGCGGCTCAGGCCGTTGGCGGTATCGACCGCATAGTTGGTCAGGTCCGGTCCAACGGCGTTGTCGACGGCCCGGTCAGCCCCGGCCATCAGCGCCGCCTTGATTGCTTCGGTGGTTTCGGCGTGGTGGACCGTCCGGCCGGTGCGCGGGCCAAGGTATGAGCCGTTGGAGAGGGCCGGGTTGGCCGCGGTCTCCAGCAGCACGGCGGTTGCGGCGGCGACCTCCGGAGCGGCGTAGCTGGTCTTGGTGTCGATCGCGTTAGGATCACCCGAGTAATTGCCTGGAGCCACCAGGGTCGGGCGGGTTCGGTTCGCGACGTACAGAGTGTCGACGGCGTACGTCCCGCTGTCGTGGACACCGCTGGTCACGCCGACGGTGATTGCGTTGAAAGCGTCAGCGAGGACCGTATAGCCATGCCGGGAGTTGTCCAATCCGGCCACTTGCAGAAAGTCATCCGTTTCCA
This Phycisphaerae bacterium DNA region includes the following protein-coding sequences:
- a CDS encoding L-ribulose-5-phosphate 4-epimerase, whose product is HGVFAWGKSPAEALKAAVMVEDVARTVFLALQLGPISPLPLEEIEKWHDRYQNRYGQSRL
- a CDS encoding GIY-YIG nuclease family protein, with translation MENGVYIAVFYLGERREIQIGRLGTFPFGEGFYYYVGSAQRNLDSRLERHGRRDKPLRWHIDYLSTQARMLGAIVMEEPKEAECRLAAELTKRLAVAVPRFGASDCRCVSHLFYSRDWP
- a CDS encoding S8 family serine peptidase, with translation GKTTAPQVVNDRLANHSWVAGNSSSDRSILSRIDYVVETDDFLQVAGLDNSRHGYTVLADAFNAITVGVTSGVHDSGTYAVDTLYVANRTRPTLVAPGNYSGDPNAIDTKTSYAAPEVAAATAVLLETAANPALSNGSYLGPRTGRTVHHAETTEAIKAALMAGADRAVDNAVGPDLTNYAVDTANGLSRAYGAGQLNVYNSYRIIAAGEQDSAEDGNPADIGRFGFDYDPAFGGANASNATASYEFTAGAGHHTLIASLVWNLDVVGGDTGFSTNATLYNLDLLLYDLDASGTEPIVASSSLIDNTENLFFELTTGHRYSMQVAPGIDQGTFEWDYALAWQVTPEPASLVLLVLGTFGLLRRRR